One Deltaproteobacteria bacterium DNA segment encodes these proteins:
- a CDS encoding gamma carbonic anhydrase family protein has translation MAIIHESAYVAPGAFIFGDVTVGEDASIWPGASLRGDMGRVVVGRGSSVQDGCTMHIQPGDTVEVGDLVTIGHGVVLHGCSVGDFSLVGMNATVLDGAKIGKRCLVAAGSLVRPGTVIPDGSFVVGNPATIKEGRTPDMSLHYMGAIIYIAMAHMYREGAESFPIEELSRRAEILKLKYPFA, from the coding sequence ATGGCGATTATTCACGAAAGCGCTTACGTGGCCCCTGGGGCCTTCATCTTCGGAGACGTCACCGTGGGCGAGGACGCCTCCATCTGGCCCGGGGCCTCTCTTCGGGGCGACATGGGCCGGGTGGTGGTGGGCCGGGGCTCTTCAGTCCAGGACGGCTGCACCATGCACATCCAGCCGGGCGACACCGTGGAAGTGGGCGATCTTGTCACCATAGGCCACGGGGTGGTTCTCCACGGCTGCTCGGTGGGGGACTTCTCACTCGTGGGCATGAACGCAACGGTCCTGGACGGCGCGAAGATCGGCAAGCGCTGCCTTGTTGCCGCCGGAAGCCTGGTAAGGCCCGGAACAGTAATTCCCGACGGCAGCTTCGTGGTGGGCAACCCCGCCACAATCAAGGAAGGCCGCACCCCCGACATGAGCCTTCACTACATGGGCGCCATCATCTACATCGCAATGGCCCACATGTACAGGGAGGGGGCCGAGAGCTTTCCCATCGAAGAGCTTTCCCGAAGGGCCGAAATTCTAAAGCTGAAATACCCCTTTGCCTGA
- a CDS encoding glycogen/starch/alpha-glucan phosphorylase — MEQDLPGLKNTPEDLYRSVLTHLRYSLGKRRSEATARDIYRAVSYSVRDRLVDRLHATTDRYRKADAKRLYYLSMEFLIGRSLVKNLDNLGLIEACAEVVGRFNVSMEDMLEEESDSALGNGGLGRLAACYLDSLATLSMPGFGYGIHYDYGLFKQEIHNGCQRERPDSWMDGADALHIERADQAVMVPMYGAIEHAADRWGQYNPMWMGWKVVIGVPYDIPVPGWSGETVNYLRLYVARPSTEFDIKIFNQGDYFMAVEQKIATEKISKILYPADTVTAGKELRLTQEYFLVACAIRDIMREYLRDHEGFTAFPHKVAIQLNDTHPSLAIAELMRVLVDEYWLEWDEAWDITSKTVAYTNHTLLPEALETWSVGLLEHVLPRHLQIIYEINRRFLDRVLEIWPGDLDRMNRMSLVAENGEKMVRMANLSIVGSHRVNGVSRLHSELVKESLVPDFFEMWPEKFTNVTNGITPRRWLGRSNPGLCGLLAENLGDGFLGDLDRLKKLEPMADDPAFCEKYLKVRRANKERLGKIISETAMVTVNPDSMFDMQAKRIHEYKRQLLNVLAVMAEYILLVDDGVEPPAPKTSIFAGKAAPGYQTAKDIIRLIHSVADVINRDKRTKGLLKVAFLPDYRVTLAEKMVCAADLSQQISTAGYEASGTGNMKFALNGALTIGTLDGANIEISEEVGLENVYIFGLTTPEVAKISADRSYRPTALYHADPLLRRTLDAVRDGRFSPSEPGLFSWICPYLLSDRDKYFHLADFASYMAARKKAGTDYKDRLLWGKLGILNTSRMGFFSSDRSIRQYAEDIWNIAPVT, encoded by the coding sequence ATGGAACAAGACCTGCCGGGCCTTAAAAACACCCCCGAAGACCTTTATCGGAGCGTTTTGACACATCTGCGCTACTCCCTGGGCAAAAGGCGCTCCGAAGCCACGGCCCGGGACATCTACAGGGCTGTGTCATACTCGGTGAGGGACCGGCTCGTGGACCGCCTGCACGCCACCACGGACCGCTACCGCAAGGCCGACGCCAAGAGGCTCTATTATCTTTCCATGGAGTTTCTCATCGGCAGGAGCCTTGTCAAGAATCTCGACAACCTGGGCCTTATCGAGGCCTGCGCCGAGGTTGTAGGGCGCTTCAATGTAAGCATGGAAGACATGCTTGAGGAGGAGTCAGACTCGGCCCTGGGCAACGGCGGCCTGGGAAGGCTTGCGGCCTGCTACCTGGATTCCCTGGCCACCCTTTCCATGCCCGGTTTCGGCTACGGCATCCACTACGATTACGGGCTTTTCAAGCAGGAAATCCACAACGGCTGCCAAAGGGAGCGCCCGGACTCATGGATGGACGGCGCGGACGCCCTGCACATTGAGCGCGCCGACCAGGCCGTAATGGTCCCCATGTATGGCGCAATCGAGCACGCAGCCGACCGCTGGGGCCAGTACAACCCCATGTGGATGGGCTGGAAGGTGGTCATAGGGGTTCCATACGACATCCCCGTGCCGGGCTGGAGCGGCGAAACCGTGAATTACTTGCGGCTCTACGTGGCCCGACCCTCCACCGAGTTCGATATCAAGATTTTCAACCAGGGCGACTACTTCATGGCTGTGGAGCAGAAAATCGCCACGGAAAAAATCTCCAAGATTCTTTATCCCGCCGACACTGTCACGGCTGGCAAGGAGCTTAGGCTCACCCAGGAATACTTCCTGGTGGCCTGCGCCATAAGGGACATCATGCGGGAATACTTAAGGGACCACGAGGGCTTCACGGCCTTTCCCCACAAAGTGGCCATACAGCTTAACGACACCCACCCATCCCTGGCCATAGCCGAGTTGATGCGGGTGCTCGTTGACGAATACTGGCTGGAATGGGACGAGGCCTGGGACATCACCTCCAAAACGGTCGCCTATACCAACCACACCCTTTTGCCCGAAGCCCTGGAAACATGGTCTGTGGGCCTTCTTGAGCACGTGCTTCCAAGGCACCTTCAGATAATCTACGAAATCAACCGCAGGTTCCTGGACCGGGTGCTGGAAATCTGGCCGGGCGACCTGGACCGCATGAACCGCATGAGCCTCGTTGCCGAAAACGGTGAAAAAATGGTCCGCATGGCCAACCTTTCCATTGTGGGATCGCATCGCGTAAACGGGGTGTCGCGTCTCCATTCCGAGCTTGTGAAGGAAAGCCTGGTTCCGGATTTTTTCGAGATGTGGCCGGAAAAATTCACCAACGTGACAAACGGCATCACCCCAAGGCGCTGGCTTGGCCGCTCCAACCCCGGCCTTTGCGGGCTTCTGGCCGAAAACCTCGGAGACGGGTTTCTGGGCGATCTGGACCGGCTGAAAAAACTGGAGCCGATGGCGGACGATCCGGCCTTCTGCGAAAAATACCTCAAAGTGAGAAGGGCCAACAAAGAGCGCCTGGGAAAAATCATCAGCGAGACCGCAATGGTCACCGTCAATCCCGACTCCATGTTCGACATGCAGGCCAAGCGCATCCACGAATACAAGCGCCAGCTTTTGAACGTGCTGGCGGTCATGGCCGAATACATACTCCTGGTGGACGACGGCGTTGAGCCGCCCGCACCCAAGACCTCGATTTTCGCCGGAAAGGCCGCGCCCGGCTACCAGACCGCCAAGGACATCATAAGGCTCATCCACTCGGTGGCGGACGTCATCAACCGGGACAAGCGCACCAAGGGACTTCTGAAGGTGGCCTTTCTGCCGGACTACCGGGTGACCCTGGCCGAAAAGATGGTCTGCGCGGCTGACCTCTCCCAGCAGATATCCACCGCAGGCTACGAGGCGTCCGGCACCGGCAACATGAAGTTCGCCCTTAACGGGGCCCTCACCATAGGCACCTTGGACGGCGCGAACATAGAAATCAGCGAGGAGGTGGGCCTGGAAAACGTCTACATCTTCGGCCTCACCACGCCGGAAGTGGCGAAAATCTCGGCGGACCGCTCCTACCGGCCAACGGCCCTCTACCACGCGGACCCCCTCCTGCGCAGAACCCTGGACGCAGTGCGCGACGGGCGCTTCTCTCCATCCGAACCGGGCCTTTTCAGCTGGATATGCCCCTATCTTCTAAGCGATAGGGACAAGTATTTCCATCTGGCCGATTTCGCATCCTACATGGCCGCCAGGAAAAAAGCTGGAACTGATTACAAGGATAGGCTATTGTGGGGAAAGCTGGGAATTTTGAACACATCCCGCATGGGGTTCTTTTCCTCTGACAGGTCAATACGGCAGTATGCCGAAGATATCTGGAACATAGCGCCGGTAACGTAA
- a CDS encoding STAS domain-containing protein produces MRIEKSESGNVLILEILEKSLDASVAADFRNAIADEIQNGRQKIVLDLSHVSFMDSSALGAMVSVLKIMGQGGELVICGVRQAVMSVLALTRLDRIFKIVPDQEEACFILKPTA; encoded by the coding sequence ATGAGGATTGAAAAGAGCGAAAGCGGAAACGTGCTGATTCTGGAAATCCTGGAAAAGAGCCTGGATGCCAGCGTGGCCGCAGACTTTAGAAACGCCATCGCGGACGAGATTCAAAACGGACGCCAAAAAATAGTCCTGGACCTTTCCCACGTCTCCTTCATGGACTCATCGGCCCTTGGGGCCATGGTGTCGGTTCTGAAGATTATGGGACAGGGGGGGGAACTGGTAATCTGCGGGGTGCGGCAGGCGGTGATGAGCGTTCTGGCCCTCACCCGCCTGGACCGCATATTCAAAATCGTGCCCGACCAGGAAGAGGCCTGCTTCATACTGAAGCCGACTGCGTGA
- a CDS encoding nitroreductase family protein, with product MDVLEAISTRRSVRIFKSEPVGGDLVERLLTAAMEAPSAGNEAPWHFVVVTEKRLLEKIPYINPNAPMAKRAPLGILVCADLLLEKFPGNWVLDCAAAAQNILLAARGLGLGAVWTGVYPEKSRMDGFRSLFGLPENIMPHTYIPVGWPASNPKAQDRFNRERIHKNAWQGEWP from the coding sequence GTGGACGTATTGGAGGCGATCAGCACAAGGCGCAGCGTGCGTATTTTCAAATCCGAGCCGGTTGGCGGGGACCTGGTCGAAAGACTTCTGACGGCGGCGATGGAGGCTCCTTCGGCGGGAAACGAAGCGCCCTGGCATTTTGTTGTTGTTACCGAAAAGCGCCTTCTGGAAAAAATCCCGTACATCAATCCAAACGCGCCCATGGCCAAGCGGGCACCCCTGGGCATACTGGTTTGCGCGGACCTTCTGCTTGAAAAATTTCCCGGAAACTGGGTTCTGGACTGCGCCGCAGCGGCTCAAAACATACTTCTGGCCGCGCGGGGCCTTGGGCTTGGCGCGGTGTGGACAGGGGTTTATCCCGAAAAAAGCAGGATGGACGGATTCAGAAGCCTTTTCGGCCTTCCTGAAAACATCATGCCACACACCTACATTCCGGTCGGCTGGCCAGCCTCGAACCCCAAGGCGCAGGATCGCTTCAACAGGGAGCGCATCCATAAGAACGCCTGGCAGGGCGAGTGGCCTTGA
- a CDS encoding metallophosphoesterase family protein — MIKGLVVSDLHMFTGRTRAEYVLGEIYGALRDCDLLVLNGDIFDFRWTTLSTVSNTIKEAVAWLENITLQYPKLRVHYVQGNHDCSHRFSAALDTLTTRAPGFFWHRDCLFIENAVFLHGDCVHRKVGAKGLEAYRKPWKNVRKKGRAANACYGMLMKSGIVEAAPKLYFRPERMARRILSYLDGQDSRPGTGVEHVFVGHTHIPFQDFSYDGKLFHNTGCALFRNRFNLLRFEMQGN; from the coding sequence ATGATAAAAGGACTGGTGGTTTCCGATCTGCACATGTTCACCGGAAGAACCAGGGCCGAATACGTGCTGGGGGAAATTTACGGCGCGCTTCGGGACTGCGACCTTCTGGTGCTTAACGGCGACATTTTCGACTTCCGGTGGACGACCCTTTCCACCGTCAGCAACACCATCAAGGAAGCAGTGGCCTGGCTGGAGAACATCACCCTTCAGTATCCGAAACTTAGGGTACACTACGTCCAGGGAAACCACGACTGCAGCCACCGATTTTCGGCGGCGCTGGACACGCTCACCACGCGGGCTCCGGGCTTTTTCTGGCACCGCGACTGCCTGTTCATAGAAAACGCAGTATTTCTGCACGGGGACTGCGTTCACAGGAAGGTTGGCGCAAAGGGCCTGGAAGCCTACAGAAAACCCTGGAAAAACGTGCGCAAAAAGGGCAGGGCGGCCAACGCCTGCTACGGGATGCTGATGAAGTCGGGAATCGTGGAAGCTGCGCCTAAGCTCTATTTCAGGCCCGAACGCATGGCAAGGCGAATCCTCAGCTATCTGGACGGGCAGGACTCCAGGCCTGGAACCGGGGTCGAGCACGTTTTCGTGGGCCACACCCACATCCCTTTTCAGGATTTTTCCTACGACGGAAAGCTCTTCCACAACACCGGCTGCGCCCTTTTCCGCAACCGGTTCAACCTGTTACGCTTCGAGATGCAAGGCAACTGA
- a CDS encoding PLDc N-terminal domain-containing protein, with the protein MTFSDIIFSDLHELFVYHLREVLAVHFLPTLGYLFALLLMSRILTERRSHGSLLAWIMAIAFIPYVGVPLYLMLGGRKLNSMAQSKPLLPKKTPDQYDEDDIRPLLPPGFHGSFPVTRNNTVVMLPSGEQAYDECMGLIESAVSSIYVATFILKDDDTGRALVDAMARRAAAGVHVRLLLDAFGSMGLSSAFLSPLTEAGGGTAFFMPMMRLPFSRGRSNLRNHRKMLIVDRKAAVMGGMNLAEEYMGPFGSRDRWQDLSVRVDGPVADQLYEIFRSDWLFASGEELEPARPAENDHAGDGKVGHLQIIASGPDVKADSLREAIINALYAAETRAWIVTPYFVPDQTLAEALCMAARRGVNVTMMLPRRSNHRIADLAREMYLEQLEESGGNVLLYQPGMLHAKAMLVDDRAALLGSANMDMRSLLYNYEVGLSIHDPEVIKQVDAWMGWLTSYCRPRQGEKRRRVRFLHGVGRLFAPLL; encoded by the coding sequence ATGACCTTTTCAGATATAATTTTTTCCGACCTGCACGAGCTTTTCGTCTATCACCTGCGTGAAGTGCTGGCCGTCCACTTTTTGCCTACCTTGGGATATCTCTTCGCGCTGCTTCTCATGTCGCGAATTCTAACCGAGCGTCGGTCCCACGGAAGCCTTCTCGCCTGGATCATGGCCATCGCCTTCATTCCCTACGTGGGGGTTCCGCTTTACCTCATGCTGGGCGGGCGCAAGCTGAATTCCATGGCCCAGTCCAAGCCCCTTCTGCCCAAGAAGACACCGGACCAATACGACGAGGACGACATCCGGCCTCTGCTGCCCCCCGGCTTTCACGGAAGCTTTCCCGTTACCAGAAACAATACCGTGGTCATGCTGCCTTCGGGCGAGCAGGCCTACGACGAGTGCATGGGTCTCATCGAAAGCGCCGTTAGTTCGATTTACGTGGCCACTTTCATCCTCAAAGATGACGACACGGGCCGCGCACTGGTGGACGCCATGGCCCGCAGGGCCGCAGCCGGGGTTCACGTGCGGCTTTTGCTGGACGCCTTCGGATCCATGGGGCTTTCATCCGCCTTTCTTTCACCCCTCACGGAGGCCGGGGGCGGAACGGCCTTTTTCATGCCCATGATGAGGCTGCCCTTCAGCCGTGGCCGGAGCAATTTGCGCAACCACAGAAAGATGCTTATTGTTGACAGGAAGGCTGCGGTGATGGGCGGCATGAACCTGGCCGAGGAATACATGGGGCCGTTCGGGTCGCGTGACAGGTGGCAGGATTTGTCGGTTAGGGTTGACGGCCCGGTTGCCGACCAGCTCTACGAAATTTTCCGTTCGGACTGGCTTTTCGCTTCGGGCGAGGAACTGGAACCCGCGAGGCCCGCCGAAAACGACCACGCCGGAGACGGAAAGGTCGGCCACCTTCAGATAATCGCCTCCGGGCCTGACGTGAAAGCCGATTCGCTGAGGGAGGCCATAATCAACGCCCTCTACGCAGCAGAAACCAGGGCCTGGATTGTGACTCCCTATTTCGTGCCTGACCAGACCCTGGCCGAAGCGCTTTGCATGGCGGCCCGAAGGGGGGTCAACGTGACCATGATGCTTCCCCGCAGGAGCAACCATCGCATAGCCGATCTTGCAAGGGAAATGTATCTTGAGCAGCTTGAGGAAAGCGGAGGGAACGTTCTTCTCTACCAGCCGGGGATGCTCCACGCCAAGGCCATGCTGGTGGATGACCGGGCTGCGCTTCTGGGCTCGGCCAACATGGACATGAGAAGCCTTCTGTATAATTATGAGGTGGGGCTTTCAATCCACGACCCGGAAGTGATAAAACAGGTTGATGCCTGGATGGGCTGGCTCACTTCCTATTGCCGCCCAAGGCAGGGTGAAAAAAGGAGAAGGGTGCGGTTTCTGCACGGGGTGGGCAGGCTTTTCGCGCCCTTGCTGTAA
- a CDS encoding amidohydrolase family protein: MYDCHMHFDEETVPVEGLLRGMDESGVEKAALIAPMCPNLKKTLLFRAASPVFRSLVRKNPGASVARLIYNSWVKDDGMADVGGKLYRIKPQPNNDVVMAAVRRFPGRFSGWIFVNPKGPASPLHEIGRCLKTAGMIGVKAHPFWHGYPVHLLTDTATFCEKEGLPMLVHLGVGENGDFRLLPDRFPKLRVIYAHCGVPYQEEIQQYALNKPNVFFDLSCSAYVDLKSALFALNQLGAKKCLFGSDGPYFHNVKGRFDYKPLVSMIQSLNLSSRDHEAVCRGNFLEIIGPRGKR, translated from the coding sequence ATGTACGACTGCCACATGCATTTTGATGAGGAAACGGTCCCGGTGGAGGGCCTTCTTCGGGGAATGGACGAATCGGGCGTCGAAAAGGCGGCCTTGATCGCCCCCATGTGCCCGAACCTCAAAAAGACCCTGCTGTTCCGGGCGGCCTCGCCGGTTTTCAGGAGCCTTGTGAGGAAAAACCCCGGCGCTTCGGTTGCCCGTCTGATCTACAACAGCTGGGTCAAAGACGACGGCATGGCGGACGTCGGGGGCAAGCTCTACAGGATAAAACCCCAGCCCAACAACGATGTTGTCATGGCCGCAGTCAGGCGTTTTCCTGGCCGCTTTTCGGGCTGGATATTCGTGAATCCTAAAGGCCCTGCAAGTCCCCTGCATGAAATAGGGCGCTGCCTGAAAACAGCTGGGATGATAGGGGTAAAGGCCCATCCCTTCTGGCATGGCTATCCGGTTCACTTGCTCACGGACACCGCCACCTTCTGCGAAAAAGAAGGCCTGCCCATGCTGGTGCACCTGGGCGTGGGCGAAAACGGTGACTTCCGGCTCCTTCCAGACCGCTTTCCCAAGCTGCGCGTCATTTACGCCCACTGCGGCGTGCCGTACCAGGAGGAAATCCAGCAGTACGCCTTGAACAAGCCCAATGTTTTTTTCGATCTTTCCTGCTCCGCCTACGTGGACCTCAAAAGCGCGCTGTTTGCCCTTAACCAGCTTGGTGCCAAAAAATGCCTGTTCGGCTCGGACGGGCCGTATTTCCATAACGTTAAAGGCCGCTTCGATTACAAGCCCCTGGTTTCCATGATTCAAAGCCTCAATCTTTCTTCAAGGGACCATGAAGCCGTGTGCCGGGGCAATTTTTTGGAAATTATTGGGCCTCGCGGGAAACGTTAA
- a CDS encoding Hsp70 family protein: MKRIFGIDLGTTYSSIAYVDDFGKAVVVPNAENQNVTPSVVFFDGPNIVVGDVAKESAKLYPNDVVSFVKRSMGEPDFLFEHDGKSYRAEEISSFVLRKVAQDAETHLGDKVTDVVITCPAYFGINEREATKIAGEIAGFNVRQIINEPTAAAIAYGTTESSDDKVVLVYDLGGGTFDITMIHIQPEAIEVICTGGDHNLGGKDWDDRVVATLVEEFHRQTGSKEDILEDPDTCQDLQLSAERSKKILSQREKTPISITHGGERVKVELSREKFDAITNDLMERTISLTHAMLGEAKKKGYSKFDEFILVGGSVRMPMVISRIKEEFGIEPKMFSPEEAVAKGAAIYGWKLSINDNLIERLQKKIGKKVQINKMEDFAKVDAKHVEEVAREVAAETGYTLPAVKSSMVRVRDVASKSFGVLATNPNNDEVVVNCILRNTAVPVEVTQEFYTAVENQKTVLIRIMESETSEESVPPELSREIGTAILHLPPGLPEDTPVIISFTLNKEGRLHLTAVESSEQRKVEVVIETLSVIQGEELREAKARAQNLVVH, encoded by the coding sequence ATGAAGCGCATTTTCGGAATCGACCTCGGAACCACGTACTCTTCCATCGCCTACGTGGACGATTTCGGCAAGGCCGTGGTGGTGCCCAATGCGGAAAACCAGAACGTCACTCCCTCCGTGGTGTTTTTCGACGGACCCAATATCGTTGTGGGCGACGTGGCCAAGGAAAGCGCCAAGCTCTACCCCAACGACGTGGTGAGCTTCGTCAAGCGCTCCATGGGCGAACCGGACTTTCTATTCGAGCACGACGGCAAATCCTACCGGGCCGAGGAAATTTCCAGCTTCGTGTTGCGGAAGGTGGCCCAGGACGCAGAGACCCACCTTGGCGACAAGGTCACGGACGTGGTCATCACCTGCCCGGCCTACTTCGGCATCAACGAACGCGAAGCCACCAAGATCGCGGGCGAAATAGCCGGATTCAACGTGCGCCAGATAATCAACGAGCCCACGGCGGCGGCCATCGCATACGGCACCACCGAGTCCTCCGACGACAAGGTCGTCCTGGTTTACGACCTGGGCGGCGGAACCTTCGACATAACCATGATCCACATCCAGCCCGAAGCCATAGAGGTCATCTGCACGGGCGGCGATCACAACCTCGGCGGCAAGGACTGGGACGACCGCGTGGTGGCCACCCTGGTCGAGGAATTCCACCGCCAGACCGGATCCAAGGAAGACATCCTGGAAGACCCGGACACCTGCCAGGACCTCCAGCTTTCCGCCGAACGCTCCAAAAAAATTCTGTCCCAGCGGGAAAAAACCCCCATCTCCATCACCCACGGGGGCGAGCGGGTAAAGGTCGAGCTTTCCAGGGAAAAATTCGACGCCATCACCAACGACCTCATGGAGCGCACCATAAGCCTCACCCACGCCATGCTCGGCGAAGCCAAGAAAAAGGGCTACAGCAAGTTCGACGAATTCATCCTGGTGGGCGGCTCGGTCCGCATGCCCATGGTCATCTCCAGGATCAAGGAGGAATTCGGCATAGAACCCAAGATGTTCTCGCCCGAAGAGGCGGTCGCAAAGGGCGCGGCCATCTACGGCTGGAAACTTTCCATAAACGACAACCTCATCGAGCGGCTCCAGAAAAAAATTGGCAAAAAGGTCCAGATCAACAAAATGGAGGACTTCGCCAAGGTGGACGCCAAGCACGTGGAGGAAGTCGCCCGCGAGGTCGCGGCTGAAACCGGCTATACCCTCCCGGCGGTCAAAAGCTCCATGGTCAGGGTGCGCGACGTGGCCTCCAAGAGCTTCGGAGTCCTCGCAACCAACCCCAACAACGATGAAGTCGTGGTCAACTGCATCCTGCGCAACACGGCGGTTCCGGTGGAAGTCACCCAGGAATTCTACACAGCGGTGGAAAACCAGAAAACCGTCCTCATCCGCATCATGGAGTCGGAAACCAGCGAAGAATCCGTTCCGCCCGAACTCTCGCGGGAAATCGGCACAGCCATACTGCACCTGCCGCCCGGCCTTCCCGAAGACACCCCCGTCATCATCTCCTTCACCCTGAACAAGGAAGGCCGCCTCCACCTAACAGCCGTGGAATCCTCCGAACAGCGCAAGGTGGAAGTCGTCATCGAAACCCTTTCGGTTATCCAGGGCGAGGAGTTGAGAGAAGCAAAGGCGCGGGCACAGAATCTCGTCGTCCACTGA
- the grpE gene encoding nucleotide exchange factor GrpE, translating into MNEDRTEPVEEAPFPQNGLNEAGGSPVSGVGGIDIELISISDLDGSPSTDCSPELMDVIGCEVDAVSGEDQRPDDSPPKDSPGEGEHTPRWTGVATGADVVTPDDVHRDESRFSGATNAVAADSVNFRLNELSVQMNDLLRQFEEKLKYDAHKEKVIDVLHSELQEYKTDLIKKYITGLVMDLIKVVDDARKLATHFKGRELGPEDQPRLIKALEDVAQDMEDVFQVQGVIPFIADDGRFDPAKQRVVRKVDTSEASLDKTVAESLAPGYEWDGKVIRREMVAVYSYNPALGA; encoded by the coding sequence ATGAACGAAGACAGAACAGAGCCGGTGGAAGAAGCGCCGTTTCCGCAAAACGGGCTCAATGAGGCCGGCGGCTCCCCTGTGTCGGGGGTAGGCGGCATCGACATAGAGCTTATTTCCATTTCGGACCTCGACGGCTCTCCTTCAACTGACTGCTCTCCTGAGCTTATGGACGTGATCGGCTGCGAGGTTGATGCAGTGTCAGGCGAGGACCAGAGGCCGGATGATTCGCCCCCGAAGGACTCGCCCGGAGAGGGTGAGCATACCCCTCGCTGGACGGGCGTAGCCACCGGGGCCGACGTGGTCACCCCCGATGACGTGCACAGGGACGAATCGAGGTTTTCCGGCGCCACAAATGCCGTGGCGGCTGACTCGGTGAATTTCCGGTTAAACGAGCTTTCCGTTCAGATGAACGACCTTTTGAGGCAGTTCGAGGAAAAGCTCAAGTACGACGCGCACAAGGAAAAGGTCATAGACGTCCTGCACAGCGAACTCCAGGAATACAAGACCGACCTCATCAAAAAGTACATCACGGGCCTTGTGATGGACCTGATAAAGGTTGTGGACGACGCAAGAAAGCTGGCCACCCACTTCAAAGGCAGGGAACTGGGGCCCGAAGATCAGCCCAGGCTCATAAAGGCCCTGGAAGACGTAGCCCAGGACATGGAAGACGTGTTCCAGGTGCAGGGCGTGATCCCCTTCATCGCTGATGACGGAAGGTTCGATCCGGCAAAGCAGCGCGTTGTCCGCAAGGTCGACACCAGCGAGGCTTCGCTGGACAAAACGGTTGCCGAAAGCCTCGCCCCCGGCTACGAGTGGGACGGCAAGGTTATTCGGCGTGAAATGGTTGCGGTTTACTCATATAATCCGGCACTCGGCGCTTAA
- a CDS encoding TIGR02266 family protein, whose amino-acid sequence MKYKLAAEQTFEDGQIIFNEGSDDEQVYVVISGAVKIIKEVRGENLVVEVIRQDDVFGEMAFVAHMDRSATAKAVGRTVVGILDKQALEGELLSLSPIMQKIMKSLVTRLKKATDNSLGVSHLRQEPRVSRSINVSFQDGHKFLETACRDASCGGMFIRTDSPLAEGQVFFLDLAMSRGETPMRIKCQVAWVRAETADPVKHPVGMGVRFLKMSEKDQERLKEELERLGETPQAKIE is encoded by the coding sequence GTGAAATATAAATTGGCGGCTGAACAGACCTTTGAAGATGGCCAGATCATCTTCAACGAGGGAAGCGACGACGAACAGGTTTATGTTGTCATTTCCGGCGCGGTGAAAATTATAAAGGAAGTCAGGGGTGAAAACCTGGTGGTGGAGGTGATCCGCCAGGATGACGTTTTCGGTGAAATGGCCTTTGTTGCGCATATGGATCGTTCCGCCACGGCCAAGGCCGTGGGAAGGACCGTTGTAGGAATTCTCGACAAACAGGCATTGGAAGGGGAGCTTCTATCCCTATCCCCCATAATGCAAAAGATAATGAAAAGCCTCGTCACCCGCCTCAAAAAGGCAACGGACAATTCGTTGGGCGTGAGCCACCTCAGGCAAGAACCCAGGGTTTCCCGAAGCATAAACGTTTCCTTTCAGGACGGGCACAAATTTTTGGAAACCGCCTGCCGCGACGCAAGCTGCGGCGGTATGTTCATCAGAACCGACAGCCCGCTTGCCGAGGGGCAGGTCTTTTTTCTGGACCTTGCCATGTCCAGGGGTGAAACGCCCATGCGCATCAAGTGCCAGGTCGCCTGGGTGAGGGCCGAAACCGCCGACCCTGTAAAGCATCCCGTGGGCATGGGGGTCAGGTTCCTCAAGATGTCCGAAAAGGACCAGGAACGGCTCAAGGAAGAGCTTGAAAGGTTAGGTGAAACGCCGCAAGCAAAAATTGAGTGA